The DNA region ACAGCGTCCGGGTGGTGGCGGCCCGAAGCAATCTGCCGGGGCATATCGGCCTGGAGCTGGATGTTCCGGCGGCCAGCAAAATCAAAACCGAGGATATTTATAAGCAGATCCGGGAGCTTCCCTATGTGGCCTTTGCCATGGAGCAAACGGACTGAAAGACGATGCTTTGCAAACAAAAAAATTCGGTGTGCGGGGACGCTCCTTCGGAGTACCCCCGCACACCTTTTTTTATTTTTATTGTAAGTTTTATCGAAAACTGTTTTCGGGACAGCCTGTTAGCTGCCCTCCCGGATAAACCCCTCAAACCCGGCTTCCCTCAGACGCCGGAGCATCCTCTCGGCGTTTTCCCGTACGGCGAAGGCGCCCACCTGCACACGGTAGAGCTTGTCGGTGGCGGGCTTTTCCGGCTCGACAGGCTTGGGCTGCTCTTTCTCCTGGAAGGTCACACCGAAGTAGTCGCAGATGCCCCGGGCGATGGTCTCCCCGATGAGCCCGGTGTTCTCCACGATCCACTTTGACGCAGTGGGGTTATCGTGGAACTCGCACTCGATATAGGCCGTAGGGGCGGCAGGCACCCGTACCTCGTAGAGGGAGGCATCTGCCCGGATATTCTCACTGGTGCCGGGGGTGACCGGGGCCAGCCGGTTGAAAATGGCCTGACAAGCCTTCTGACCTTCCCCGCCCTCGGCGTAGCAGAACATCCGGGTGCCGCTCACCGTGCCGTTAAAGGCGTTGGTGTGGATGGGCACATGGAGGTCGGCGCCGAAGGCGTTGGATGCCGCGCACTTCTCCTGCATGGATTCATCGTGCATCAGCTTCACGGTCACGCCGCTGCGCTCCAGGGCCTCCCGGCAAGCCTGGGCGATCTTGCCGCACTGTACGCCTTCGGTGGTGTCGCCGTAGGCGTAGCGGTTATCATACTGGTTGCTGGGGGAGAGAAATACCTTAGGCATTTTCTGCGCCCTCTTCCTTGATTTCCGGCAGGCCCGCCACGCTGGTGAGCAGGGACAGGATGCCCGCCAGCAGCGACGCGCTGCCCACCATCACCCAGTTTACCTCGCCCAGCACGGCGCTGGTGCCGATGGTGGCCACGGCGGTCTGTGCCACGGTCTTTACGGCGCGCACGGCGGCGGCCTTTGCCCACTGTTTCCAATTCTTTTTCATTTTTTGCTCCTTCCTGTACCCGGTGGGTACGATCCATTTTATGATTTTCTCAGTAACACAGCTCCCGGTCATAGCCTGCGCCATAGGCGATAAAGTGGAGCTTTCGGTTCTTGCGGTCGATGCTCACCACGCAAAAGCTGGTGCTCTCGGCGGTGTTTTGGGTTTTGGGATAGTATACGGGGGCGCCGCTCTCGTCCCGCTCCCCGAAAACCCGTTTCCAGTCTGCGTCGTTGGCGGTGGCGGCCTCATTGTTGCGGCACACATCCAGGTTGGGGATGCACACGCTCCAGAGCCAGGCCTTTTCCGCCGTCACGGCGTGCCAGGGCTCGCTGCTGATCTTGCGGCAGGTGAAGTTGTGGTTGTGGCCGTGAATGGCGCAGATGATCTCCCCCCGGGGCTTTTCGGTAAAATCATAGCTTACAGCCGAGGTAACGCCGTTGCCGGTGACGCTCACCGTACCCTTTGTGCCGTTTTTGTAGGCGGTGAGCACGGCTGTGACCTGGGGGAAAATACTCAGGCAGTGGTGGGAAAACAGAACGATCTGCCACTTGCCTGCATCGGCCTTTCCCGAGAGATCTAGAGCCGTGTCCGCCAGCCACCGGGTCTGCACCGCCGTCACATCCGAGGCGCTGTCCGCCTGGCCCGTCAGGTCCGGCCAGTCCAGGGAGTCAATGGTGTTGAGATAAATGCAGCGGATACGCTGATTTTCAAAATCCAGGAATCCGTAGTTTCGGCCCGGATGGTCCGCGTCCTGCCTGGGTGCGGTGTTACCGGCTCCGATGGCGGCGTATAGCTCGTCCTCTGTCAGGCGCCGGTCGGCGTTTGCGCCGTAGTTGATGTCGTGGTTGCCGGTACACCAGATGCCGGGCAGGCCCCGTACCGCCTCCGCCATGTACCGGTGATACTGCCGCAGATCCCGCTTCACCTGGGCCGCCGTCTCCGCGCTGTCGGCGTAGGTGTAGTCCCCCAGCATCACCGCCAGGTCCAGGGGGATGTGCCTGCGCAGCTGCTCCAGCCCCAGCCCCGCATCCCGGCAGGCGGTGAGGTTGGCCTGCACCGCCGTCAGGGGCGAATCCACCTCCAGGTGTGCGTCCGCCATAGCCGAAAAGGTCAGGCTGCCTGCGGTGCGCTTAGACTGCACCAGGTCCGCCACCCGTGCGGCCTCCGCCGCAATGTACGCCGGAGCGTCGCCCTCCCGGGGCAGCGCCGCCTTCTCCTCCAGGGCCAGGATGCGCCCTTCATAGTCCGCCGGCACAAAGGCGCGGCCCGTGCTTTGCCAGCCGGTAACGGTCTGGGTGGTGCTCTCCAGGGGCTCATTTACCGTCACAACGGTGGCGCTGTCAATGAGCAGCATAGACAGGCGCATATAGGCCGTCTGCCGGAGCTGGTCCTGCGTCATAGTGGTGGTGGCAGCGGTGGAGAGACTGCCCTCCAGGGTGCCGTCCTCCAGAAGGAACTGGGCCAGGGGGTTATACTTGCTGTTCATGGTGAAGGCCACCAGGAAGCCGTGGTTTGCATCGTAAAAGCAAATGTTGTTGTAGCCGTTGGCATCCTCCACCCGAAAGCTTTTGGCCCGGAAGGTGTCCTCGTAGGTCACCGGGATGAAGCCGGACACCTCGTAGTTGGCCCGGGCGTCCTCTCCGCCGGTGCCGCCGTGGAGCTTGTAGCCGGTTTTCCATCCGGCCCCGCCGTTAAAGGGCGTACCGTCCGCCTCGGTAGACAGTGGCAGCCGGTTGGTGGGGTGGAGCACCGAGGTCTTGGTCATGTTGGCATAGACGAAGCCGTCCGGCAGCACATAGACCTTGCTTGTGTCGGTGCAGTCCGCCACGGTGTCGGCGTAGAGGGGGATGAGCTGGGTGGTACCGGGCTCGCCCTTGTCCCCCTTACTGCCCCTGTCGCCCTTTTCGCCCTTTTCGCCCTTTTCCCCCCGGTCTCCCTTTTCCCCGGGCACGCCCTGGGTGCCCCGGGAGGGCAGCCCCGTGTCGGTGCTGCCCAGAAACCAGTTGCCGTTTACCCCGATGGTGGGGGTGTCGCCGTCCTTTCCGTCCCTGCCGATGTTCACGAACCCCTCCGATACCGCCGTAAAGCAGCGGCTCTCCTCCGCCATGGCGGCGGGGAAGGGGATATTCTCCGCCTGCAGGGAGACTTGCATCTTACCCATCACAGCGTCCCCTCTTTCAGAATTCGGCCCACCGTGGCGGTGATGACCTCCGAGGCCAGGCGCTTTTCCCCAATGCCGCATCGAAGCTGGATCTGCAGCACCGACCCGTTTTGGCGAAAGGCCAGGGTGTCCTCCTCCGTCAGACGCACGGAGACCTGCTGCCCGCTGACGGTGCAGTCCTCCAGTTTTTTCTCCAGCACCAGGACGCCGTCCTGCTCAAAGGCGATGGATAGCTTTGTCAGCGCTCCAGCGTCGAAGGGCAGCTGGAAGGTGAGCTCCGGGGTTGTTCCCCTTGTCACATTCGATCACTCCTTTCTCAGTATTCACCTATCCCCCATCCCGGCCGGGATGTTTCCCCTCCGTTGCCTGCCTCTGTGCAACAGGAGCAGACTTTTTATCCGGTGTTAATTTTTCGTATATTTCGATAAAAGGAAAACTGCGAAAATTACGATTGATTTCACATGAATTGCCATAATTTTTTGGCGTATTGCCGAAAAACGCAATAAAAAATCTACAAACAGACATATAGGAAATGCTGGTAAACTTATTCCGGTATGCTATAATTAGACCGTAAAATCTTTCGTTTATTCGACAAAATGAGACAGGCGCTTGCCTGGTGCGTCACCGCCCCGGGCTGTGCCGCGGCGGAGAAATTCAAAAGAAGGAAAGAGGCGAGCGCGGAGCATGAGAAAGCGCCTTGTGATCTTCGGCGGCGGTCATGGCAGAGCCATGGCCGATGCCGCGCTGAAAATGGGCTACCGCACCCTCGCATTCCCGGATGACCGCGCCACGGGCCGGTGTATCGGCTTCCCGGCCCGGAGACGGGAGAAGGGGGCCGCCGTATGAACATTCTCCTGCTGGCCCACTTCGTCACGGACTTCGACCCCCACGGCACCAGCCGCTTCATCTGCCTGGCCCGGCGTTTGGGCCGGGAACATCGGGTGGAGCTGGTGACATCGGATTTTGACCATCGGGCTAAGGAGACCCGGCGGGAAAGGGACTTCGCCCTGCCTGCAAAGGTCACCCTTCTGCCCGAGCCGGGCTACCCGAAAAATATATGTCTGCGGCGGCTTTTCAGCCATTGGCTCTTTGCCCGCCGGGTGCGGGCCTATCTCAAGGGCCGGGAAAAGCCCGACGCGGTTTACTGCGCCGTACCGTCCCTGAGCTGCGCCTACTACGCCGCCCGGTACGCCGAGAAAAACCGGATTCCCTTTGTCATCGATGTGCAGGACCTGTGGCCGGAGGCCTTCTCCCTGGCGGTGCCCGGAGCGGCCCGTTTCCTGCTGCGCCCCCTTGTCCGGCGGGCGGAATATATCTATAAAAGCGCCGACATCATCGTGGGCGTTTCCGAGACCTATTGCCGCCGGGCGGCCCGCTGCAGACCCGACCCCGTGCCGTGCCTGCCGGTATATTTGGGCACGGATCTGGCCCGGTTTGACCGCTGGGCTTCTTCTCCGGCCCGGCGGGACCCGGAGAAATTCATTCTGGCCTACGGCGGCACCCTGGGCCATAGCTATGATATCCCCTGCGTTTTGGAGGCCCTGGCTCTTTTGAAAGGGCGAGGCATCTCCGTGACCCTTTGGGTCCTGGGCGACGGGCCTCTGCGCGGAGCTTTTCAGACCCGGGCGGAGGAGCTGGGGGTGGAGGCGGTGTTCTATGGCCGGGTGCCCTACCCGGAGCTGTGCGCCCTGCTGCGTGCCTGCGATGTCTGCGTCAATCCCATCGTTCCCGGCGCGGCCCAGTCCATCATCAATAAGCACGCCGACTATGCCGCCGCCGGGCGACCGGTCATCAGTACCCAGTCCTCCCCGGAGTATCGGGCCTTGCTCACGCGCTACCGCTGCGGCCTGAGCTGTCCAGCCGGGGATGCCGCCGCCGTGGCGGAGGCGATTTCCTATCTTATGGACCATCCCGGGGAGCGCCGGGCCATGGGTGAGCGGGCCCGGCAAATGGCGGAGGACTTATTTGACCGGGAAAAAACCTATGAAAAGATTTTGGATTTGTTTTCCGGGGAGGGGAGCCTATGACCGCGCTGCAAGAGCATCAGGCGGTGCTGCTGGAGCTGCTTCGGGAGCTGGACCGGGTCTGCACGGCCCACAATATCCCCTATGTCCTCTTTGCGGGCACCGCCCTGGGGGCGGCCCGGCACAGGGGCTTCATCCCCTGGGACGACGATTTGGATGTGGCCCTTCTGCGTCCGGACTACGAACGGCTTCTGGCCCTGGACGATGGCTGCTGGGGCGAAAAGTATTTTCTCCAGCGGGAATTCTCTCCCCACTGGCCCCTGCATTTTTCCAAGCTCCGCAAGAACGGAACCACCTGCCTGGAGAAGTATCGGCCCAAGGATGAGAGGAGCCACCGGGGCATTTACATAGATGTGTTTCCGCTGGATAACGCCGCGCCCACGGCGGCGGGGCGGCTGTGGCAGTTCGCCGCCTCCCGGGTGGTGCTGGCCAAGAGCCTGTGGGAGCGGGGCTATGAGACGGATTCGGCCACGAAAAAGCTGTTTATGACCCTGTGCAGGCCCCTACCGATTGGGCCGTTTTTGCGCGCCGTGAATCGGCCCGGGGCCAGGGATTCTCAGTGCGTTCACAGCTTCTTAGGCGGCACCTCCAGGTGCCGAAAGGGCGTGTTTCCCCGGGCCTGGTTTACAAGGCGGAAGACCGCCGATTTCGCGGGCTTCCGGGCTCCTGTGTCGCAGGAAAACGAGGCCCTGCTCACCGCTCTCTACGGCGACTATAGGCGCCTTCCCACAGCGGAGGAGCGGAGCAAAAAGCGGCACGCCATGCTGGTGGATACCCGGCGGGATTACAGGGAATATGCCGGGCGGCAGGAGACGCTGCCCATTACGGAGTTTACCCGGAATATCCGGTAGCTTTCGCCTGAAAAGAGAGGAGGTCGGGGTGTGGAAAGCGTGCAGGTTTTGGTGGCGGCGGTGGAGCAGGAGGCCGCTGTTTTGCCCCGGAAAATGCACCTGCAGACCGGTGCAATTGTGTGCAATCAGTGCCGTTTCGGTGCCAATTCGGTGAAGCAGAGCGGTGCCGATTCGGTGACATGGGGCGACTTTTCGGCCCGGGGTGTGGGCCGAAACCGCAACGAGGCACTCCGGCGGGCGGAGGCGGACATCGTTCTCTTCGCCGACCAGGATCTGACCTATGCCGACGGGTATGAAAAAATCGTCCGGGAGGCATTTGAGAGGCTGCCCCGGGCGGATGTGATCATCTTCGACCTGACCTATCCGGAGGGCGGGCGTAAGCCCATCCGGCGGATCCGGCGGCTGGGGATTTTGGGCTGTATGCGCTTCGGGGCGGCCCGGGTGGGGGCACGGCTGGCGTCCCTGCGGGAGAAGCACATTACCTTCAGCACGGATTTCGGCGGCGGAACAAAATACGGCAGCGGGGAGGACTCGCTGTTTTTTCGGGATTGCCTGCGTGAGGGGCTGAGGATTTACGCCTATCCCGCCGTTATCGGCCATCTGCGGCCGGAGCCCTCCTCCTGGTTCACCGGGTACAACGAAAAATATTTCTTTGACAAGGGCGTGCTGTGGTCGCAGCTTTTTCCGCATGGGGGCTGGGCCTATGGCCTGGCCCACTGCCTAAAGCAGCGAAAGCGCTATGCAGACTTCGGCCTGGTCTCCGCCTGGCGGGCTGTGTGCCGGGGGCTCCGGCAGGGAAAGCGGGGGCTGTGAGAATGGATCTGCAGTCTCTGGCCATATACGGCGCCCTGGCCCCGGTCCTGTTTCGGCTGGGGAAGTCGGCCCGGAAGCGGGAGAGCCGGGGCATTGTATGGCTCATGGCGCTGCTGCCGTCGCTGGTGGCGGGGCTTCGGCATGTGTCCGTGGGCATCGACACCGCCACCTATGACGCGGCCTTTACCCTCATAGAAAGAGGACAAACGGAGCAGGTATTCGGGCTGGAGAGGGGCTTTGTCGGTGTCTGCGCCCGGCTGCTGCGGCTGTGGAGCAGCCACGGATTTTTGTTCTTTGTCTTTGCCCTGGCCTCCTATGGGCTGCTATTTTTTCGGCTCTGGCAGGAGCGGGGGAGGCTGTCCTTTCCCTGGGCGGCCCTGGCCCTTTACATTGGATTTTACCCCTTTTCCCTTAACGGGATGCGGCAGTTTTTGGCGGCGGCCCTGGTGGTGTATGCCACGGGGTATTTGCGGGAGGGGAAATATCTCCGCTTTCTTTTATGGGTGGCGGCGGCATCGCTGCTGCACCTGTCGGCCCTGGTGGGACTGGGATATTTGGGAGCGGAGCTGCTGTTTCTGAAATACTTTGACCCCAGGCGGCGCAGGCGGGCGCTGCTGCTGTGCGGGGCGGCTCTGGCGGTGGGAGCGGTGGCTTTTGCCCGGCTTATGGACCGCTACGGAGGGTATCTTGCCGCCCGGTCCTCCGGGGTGGGGCTGATGCTCCCGGGAAAGCTCCTGCTGCTTTTGGGTGCGGCCACGGCTTTGCGGCGCACCCGGCCGGAGGAGGAAGGGTACGAGACAAGAGCCTGGGGCCTTTACTACGGCCTGGGCCTGGGGCTTACCTCCCTGGGCTATTTTGTCCGCTATGGGGGCCGGGTGGGTCTGTACTACTCTATTTTTGAGGTGTTTTTCCTGGGGCGCGTGCTCCGGGCCGAGAATGACAGCGTGTGGATCGTATCCTTAAAGTGGCTGTATGGGGCCATGCTGGGCTACCAATTCTATGTGTCCCTGACCCACGGGGCCCAGGGAGAGATGCCGTATCGGTTTTTCTGGCAGTAAGGGGGAAAGGATTTGTTTTCGGTGATTATGCCCGCCTATAATGCGGAAAAGTGCATCGGGCGGGCCATAGCCTCGGTGTTTGGGCAGAGCCGGGGGGACTGGGAGCTGCTGGTGATAGACGACGGCTCCACAGACGGCACGGCGGCGGTGGCGGGGAGCTTTGCAGACTCTCGGGTGCGCTGCCTTCATCAGAAAAACGGAGGCGTCTCCGCGGCCCGAAACCGGGGCATCCGGGAGGCGCAGGGGGACTACATCTGCTTTCTGGACGCAGACGATGTGTGGCGGGCGGGCCACCTGGCGGAGCTTGCGGAGCTGATAAACACCTTCCCGGACTGCGGACTTTACTGCACGGGTCACGATACGCGCCTGCGGGACGGACGGCTGATACACCGGACGGAAAGATGCCTGCGCGATGCGC from Vescimonas fastidiosa includes:
- a CDS encoding N-acetylmuramoyl-L-alanine amidase: MPKVFLSPSNQYDNRYAYGDTTEGVQCGKIAQACREALERSGVTVKLMHDESMQEKCAASNAFGADLHVPIHTNAFNGTVSGTRMFCYAEGGEGQKACQAIFNRLAPVTPGTSENIRADASLYEVRVPAAPTAYIECEFHDNPTASKWIVENTGLIGETIARGICDYFGVTFQEKEQPKPVEPEKPATDKLYRVQVGAFAVRENAERMLRRLREAGFEGFIREGS
- a CDS encoding holin — protein: MKKNWKQWAKAAAVRAVKTVAQTAVATIGTSAVLGEVNWVMVGSASLLAGILSLLTSVAGLPEIKEEGAENA
- a CDS encoding metallophosphoesterase, translating into MGKMQVSLQAENIPFPAAMAEESRCFTAVSEGFVNIGRDGKDGDTPTIGVNGNWFLGSTDTGLPSRGTQGVPGEKGDRGEKGEKGEKGDRGSKGDKGEPGTTQLIPLYADTVADCTDTSKVYVLPDGFVYANMTKTSVLHPTNRLPLSTEADGTPFNGGAGWKTGYKLHGGTGGEDARANYEVSGFIPVTYEDTFRAKSFRVEDANGYNNICFYDANHGFLVAFTMNSKYNPLAQFLLEDGTLEGSLSTAATTTMTQDQLRQTAYMRLSMLLIDSATVVTVNEPLESTTQTVTGWQSTGRAFVPADYEGRILALEEKAALPREGDAPAYIAAEAARVADLVQSKRTAGSLTFSAMADAHLEVDSPLTAVQANLTACRDAGLGLEQLRRHIPLDLAVMLGDYTYADSAETAAQVKRDLRQYHRYMAEAVRGLPGIWCTGNHDINYGANADRRLTEDELYAAIGAGNTAPRQDADHPGRNYGFLDFENQRIRCIYLNTIDSLDWPDLTGQADSASDVTAVQTRWLADTALDLSGKADAGKWQIVLFSHHCLSIFPQVTAVLTAYKNGTKGTVSVTGNGVTSAVSYDFTEKPRGEIICAIHGHNHNFTCRKISSEPWHAVTAEKAWLWSVCIPNLDVCRNNEAATANDADWKRVFGERDESGAPVYYPKTQNTAESTSFCVVSIDRKNRKLHFIAYGAGYDRELCY
- a CDS encoding PglD-related sugar-binding protein: MRKRLVIFGGGHGRAMADAALKMGYRTLAFPDDRATGRCIGFPARRREKGAAV
- a CDS encoding glycosyltransferase family 4 protein, which translates into the protein MNILLLAHFVTDFDPHGTSRFICLARRLGREHRVELVTSDFDHRAKETRRERDFALPAKVTLLPEPGYPKNICLRRLFSHWLFARRVRAYLKGREKPDAVYCAVPSLSCAYYAARYAEKNRIPFVIDVQDLWPEAFSLAVPGAARFLLRPLVRRAEYIYKSADIIVGVSETYCRRAARCRPDPVPCLPVYLGTDLARFDRWASSPARRDPEKFILAYGGTLGHSYDIPCVLEALALLKGRGISVTLWVLGDGPLRGAFQTRAEELGVEAVFYGRVPYPELCALLRACDVCVNPIVPGAAQSIINKHADYAAAGRPVISTQSSPEYRALLTRYRCGLSCPAGDAAAVAEAISYLMDHPGERRAMGERARQMAEDLFDREKTYEKILDLFSGEGSL
- a CDS encoding LicD family protein; its protein translation is MTALQEHQAVLLELLRELDRVCTAHNIPYVLFAGTALGAARHRGFIPWDDDLDVALLRPDYERLLALDDGCWGEKYFLQREFSPHWPLHFSKLRKNGTTCLEKYRPKDERSHRGIYIDVFPLDNAAPTAAGRLWQFAASRVVLAKSLWERGYETDSATKKLFMTLCRPLPIGPFLRAVNRPGARDSQCVHSFLGGTSRCRKGVFPRAWFTRRKTADFAGFRAPVSQENEALLTALYGDYRRLPTAEERSKKRHAMLVDTRRDYREYAGRQETLPITEFTRNIR
- a CDS encoding glycosyltransferase, translating into MESVQVLVAAVEQEAAVLPRKMHLQTGAIVCNQCRFGANSVKQSGADSVTWGDFSARGVGRNRNEALRRAEADIVLFADQDLTYADGYEKIVREAFERLPRADVIIFDLTYPEGGRKPIRRIRRLGILGCMRFGAARVGARLASLREKHITFSTDFGGGTKYGSGEDSLFFRDCLREGLRIYAYPAVIGHLRPEPSSWFTGYNEKYFFDKGVLWSQLFPHGGWAYGLAHCLKQRKRYADFGLVSAWRAVCRGLRQGKRGL
- a CDS encoding EpsG family protein, with the translated sequence MDLQSLAIYGALAPVLFRLGKSARKRESRGIVWLMALLPSLVAGLRHVSVGIDTATYDAAFTLIERGQTEQVFGLERGFVGVCARLLRLWSSHGFLFFVFALASYGLLFFRLWQERGRLSFPWAALALYIGFYPFSLNGMRQFLAAALVVYATGYLREGKYLRFLLWVAAASLLHLSALVGLGYLGAELLFLKYFDPRRRRRALLLCGAALAVGAVAFARLMDRYGGYLAARSSGVGLMLPGKLLLLLGAATALRRTRPEEEGYETRAWGLYYGLGLGLTSLGYFVRYGGRVGLYYSIFEVFFLGRVLRAENDSVWIVSLKWLYGAMLGYQFYVSLTHGAQGEMPYRFFWQ